One window from the genome of Balneola vulgaris DSM 17893 encodes:
- the aroC gene encoding chorismate synthase: protein MIRYLTAGESHGPALTGIVEGVPAGLSITEADLAEHLARRQKGYGRGGRMAFEKDIATINSGVRFGKTMGGPISLVLENRAFQKDAAGWPVVMNKEEEAEGIEKITLPRPGHADLVGSQKYRFDDIRPVIERSSARETAMRVACCGVARQFLKHFGIQIGGHVIQIGKVGYESWEDVRTLADPLVEKGAEEIFRASDQSDVRCLDATLSEAMREEIKIQRKAGSSLGGIYEIIITGVPVGLGSYTHWDKKLDGMIAHAIMGTQAMKGVEIGYGFEAARTHGHEVHDEISHDGSRFTRKTNRAGGIEGGMSTGMPIIIRGAMKPIPTMLNPLGTIDMHTLEETNTRYERSDVCALPRAVVVAESVLAPVIANAFLEKFGGDSIQEIEERFKKAK from the coding sequence ATGATTAGATATTTAACAGCGGGCGAATCTCATGGACCAGCATTAACCGGAATTGTAGAAGGGGTTCCAGCAGGTTTATCCATAACAGAAGCTGATTTAGCGGAACATTTAGCTCGCCGCCAAAAAGGGTATGGTCGTGGTGGTCGCATGGCTTTTGAAAAAGATATAGCCACCATTAACTCCGGTGTACGCTTCGGCAAAACCATGGGTGGTCCCATTTCTTTGGTTTTAGAAAATCGTGCATTCCAAAAAGATGCTGCAGGTTGGCCAGTAGTAATGAACAAAGAGGAAGAGGCTGAAGGCATTGAGAAAATCACCCTTCCACGCCCAGGACATGCAGATTTAGTAGGAAGCCAGAAGTATAGATTTGATGATATTCGACCTGTTATTGAGCGCTCTAGTGCTCGTGAAACAGCCATGCGTGTAGCTTGTTGTGGTGTAGCTCGGCAGTTTTTAAAACATTTCGGCATTCAGATTGGTGGGCATGTTATTCAAATTGGGAAAGTGGGTTACGAGTCTTGGGAAGATGTTAGAACCTTAGCCGACCCCCTTGTAGAAAAGGGCGCTGAAGAAATTTTTAGAGCTTCCGATCAATCCGATGTTCGCTGTTTAGATGCCACCTTGAGCGAAGCCATGCGTGAAGAAATTAAAATTCAACGGAAAGCTGGTTCTTCACTTGGGGGTATCTACGAAATTATCATTACCGGTGTACCCGTAGGTTTAGGTAGCTACACCCATTGGGATAAGAAACTCGATGGAATGATTGCCCATGCAATTATGGGAACTCAAGCAATGAAAGGCGTTGAAATCGGCTATGGGTTTGAAGCCGCGCGCACTCATGGCCATGAAGTGCATGACGAGATATCACATGATGGTTCAAGATTTACCCGAAAAACCAATAGAGCAGGCGGTATTGAAGGTGGTATGAGCACAGGTATGCCTATCATCATACGTGGAGCTATGAAACCTATTCCTACCATGCTTAACCCATTGGGAACGATTGATATGCATACGCTAGAGGAAACAAATACACGTTATGAGCGTTCTGATGTTTGTGCATTACCAAGAGCCGTTGTTGTGGCAGAAAGTGTACTAGCGCCTGTGATAGCCAATGCCTTTTTAGAAAAATTCGGTGGCGACTCAATACAAGAAATAGAAGAACGTTTTAAAAAAGCTAAATAG
- a CDS encoding tetratricopeptide repeat protein, protein MFALALELLKLGEQQKALTLFQTIAKTDPNYVGVYYHLGKLLEELNRAEEAIVQYKTGIKIAQQLNDQHAKSELQGALMNLEMEINE, encoded by the coding sequence ATGTTTGCTTTAGCTCTAGAATTACTAAAGTTAGGTGAGCAACAAAAAGCTTTAACTCTATTTCAAACTATAGCTAAAACGGATCCTAATTACGTAGGGGTTTACTATCACCTTGGTAAACTTTTAGAGGAACTAAATAGAGCAGAAGAAGCTATAGTTCAATATAAAACAGGCATTAAAATCGCTCAGCAATTGAACGACCAACATGCCAAGTCTGAGTTACAGGGTGCGCTCATGAATTTAGAAATGGAAATCAACGAATGA
- a CDS encoding LysM peptidoglycan-binding domain-containing protein, whose translation MNKFTPIITMLRPFLVLIIAVLFTGFVNAQEKQSYTVKKGDTFYSISKLLDATVAELKQWNDITGNELSIGQVLTYYTTSDTTATEAIEEGVADDTSSLVERSSANPNTFYIVKSGDTLTKIAREYDMGIQELRSLNNLSSDNLRIGQRLAVKAVSVAPVVSEFSEESSPQGKFALYTVGNSESLEDVLSKFEMTKTELQALNPDINMDNFELAKRVTVLLPPSRTFDNPYLEKADLEDLGSVNVQVYTDASKGSTTTNGELYNPNKLTAAHSNMSLGSIIFIENPENGRGIYVRVNDRIVGSGLKLSHEAYRILAFDSSKPATVSIYTSNQ comes from the coding sequence ATGAACAAATTCACTCCAATAATCACTATGCTTCGTCCATTCTTAGTTTTAATTATCGCTGTATTATTCACGGGCTTTGTGAATGCACAAGAGAAACAAAGCTATACTGTTAAAAAAGGAGATACTTTCTATAGCATCTCAAAACTACTGGATGCTACCGTTGCTGAGTTAAAACAGTGGAATGATATCACAGGCAATGAATTATCGATTGGGCAAGTACTAACGTATTACACCACTTCTGATACTACGGCTACTGAAGCTATTGAAGAAGGCGTTGCAGATGACACCTCCAGTTTAGTAGAACGATCATCTGCCAACCCTAATACTTTTTATATCGTTAAAAGCGGTGACACTCTTACTAAAATTGCCCGGGAATATGATATGGGCATTCAAGAGCTCCGATCTTTAAACAACCTAAGCAGTGACAACCTTCGCATAGGTCAACGCCTTGCTGTTAAAGCCGTTAGTGTTGCTCCTGTTGTATCCGAGTTTTCTGAAGAGTCTTCTCCACAAGGGAAATTTGCTCTCTATACCGTAGGCAATTCAGAAAGTCTGGAGGATGTACTCTCTAAATTCGAAATGACCAAGACCGAGCTTCAAGCTCTTAATCCTGATATTAATATGGATAATTTCGAACTCGCTAAACGAGTGACTGTACTTCTACCTCCATCTCGAACTTTCGATAATCCCTATTTAGAAAAAGCTGACTTAGAAGACTTAGGCTCTGTGAATGTGCAAGTTTATACCGATGCCTCAAAAGGTAGTACTACAACCAACGGTGAACTTTATAATCCCAACAAACTAACCGCTGCTCATTCCAATATGTCGTTGGGTTCAATCATATTTATTGAAAACCCAGAGAATGGTCGTGGTATTTATGTTCGAGTAAATGATCGTATAGTTGGCTCAGGTTTGAAACTTTCTCATGAAGCTTACCGAATATTAGCTTTCGATTCTTCTAAACCTGCCACCGTTTCTATCTATACCAGCAACCAATGA
- a CDS encoding CPBP family intramembrane glutamic endopeptidase: protein MKNEITEYFKDTKSLLYSFLFSLPLFLTYELLILIAQPDPTLAVRVSVDVWFKSIFTSLNLNAISWTLTVAVILGFIILYKEREKLRTLRFRYFPILIAESLLYAIVTAVIANFLVNLVFAFAPDGSIQTLSVVQKFALSLGAGLYEELFFRVILVTALIWVFDKVFKEAKWASITSSVVLSALLFSLVHYIGQYGDPFTLSSFSYRFIFGLLLNGLYVWRGFGVAAWTHALYDIIVLLIIN, encoded by the coding sequence ATGAAAAATGAGATAACTGAATATTTTAAGGATACTAAAAGTCTTTTATATAGCTTCCTATTCAGTTTGCCATTATTTCTCACTTACGAGCTACTCATTTTAATAGCTCAACCTGATCCCACTCTTGCTGTTCGAGTTAGCGTTGATGTTTGGTTCAAGTCCATTTTCACATCACTGAATTTAAATGCTATCTCTTGGACACTCACCGTTGCTGTTATTCTTGGGTTCATTATTCTTTACAAAGAGCGTGAAAAGCTTAGAACTTTACGATTTCGTTATTTCCCAATACTTATAGCTGAAAGTCTTCTATATGCAATAGTCACCGCTGTTATCGCAAACTTTCTCGTCAACTTAGTATTTGCATTCGCTCCTGATGGCAGCATTCAAACCTTGAGTGTTGTTCAAAAATTTGCACTTTCACTTGGGGCGGGTCTCTATGAAGAACTATTCTTCAGAGTTATCCTCGTTACTGCTTTAATATGGGTTTTTGATAAAGTATTTAAAGAAGCGAAATGGGCTTCTATAACTTCATCGGTTGTTTTATCTGCTCTTCTATTTAGCTTGGTGCATTATATCGGGCAATATGGCGACCCATTTACACTTTCATCTTTCAGTTATCGGTTTATATTTGGGTTGTTACTGAATGGCTTATATGTATGGAGAGGATTCGGTGTAGCTGCTTGGACGCACGCACTTTACGACATTATTGTTCTTCTTATTATTAATTGA
- a CDS encoding sigma-70 family RNA polymerase sigma factor — MRDTKKKQQEFNEEIIPHMDVLYNFALRLTTDPNDAEDLVQDTIVKAFRFFSSYEKGTNAKAWLFRILKNSFINNYRKVSKRPQEVDFDEVSTYYESVRAERTETSDLERLMFRELMDDELSIALSRLPEDFRTVVLLCDVEGYTYEEIANMLDVPIGTIRSRLHRGRNLLKTELLEYAKKRGYTGD; from the coding sequence ATGAGGGATACGAAGAAAAAACAACAGGAATTCAATGAGGAAATTATTCCACACATGGATGTTCTGTATAACTTTGCCCTTAGGTTAACCACCGATCCCAACGATGCGGAAGATTTAGTGCAAGACACTATTGTAAAGGCCTTTCGTTTTTTCAGCAGTTATGAAAAAGGCACTAATGCCAAAGCGTGGTTATTTAGAATTCTCAAAAACTCCTTCATTAACAACTATCGTAAGGTTTCCAAACGTCCACAGGAAGTCGACTTTGATGAAGTTTCCACTTATTACGAAAGTGTAAGAGCAGAACGCACAGAAACCTCTGATCTTGAACGATTGATGTTTCGTGAGTTAATGGACGATGAACTTTCGATTGCTCTATCGCGCCTACCCGAAGATTTTAGAACGGTTGTATTACTTTGCGATGTAGAAGGCTACACCTATGAAGAAATCGCCAATATGCTGGATGTACCCATTGGAACCATCCGTTCGCGCCTGCACCGTGGTAGAAATCTACTTAAAACCGAGTTGCTTGAGTACGCTAAGAAAAGAGGCTATACCGGCGATTGA
- a CDS encoding sensor histidine kinase — protein MSKILEQERSSVELWAKAIEFNSLPVNEQASTKLFKATRLLRRNPAVPDSVIQLIMEAEAAKSSNDFVSQEIIIDEKSKIPAIVVDDENVIIISNNVDSARLATPRDQELLIREYKSLNPEIKITIGDEKKKIVQYVYYGESPTVQLLRYFPYVQILILALLLGIGFTTYRSITRSEQSNLWVGMAKEAAHQLGTPISSLYGWIHLMKDEYRHDETATNITSEIEKDVQRLAGVAERFGKIGSEPELKLMNIEPILDQVLAYMERRLPRLGKGIRIEKELKAEGKVLINPELFQWAIENLVKNAMDALQSSKTDSYIKVTSNVDAGEILIDIEDSGLGIDIKHVRSVFRPGFSTKKRGWGLGLSLTKRIIEDYHNGSVYVLRSELNEGTTMRVTLKIEEENEQLTPMIDQSPV, from the coding sequence GTGAGTAAAATACTGGAACAAGAACGTTCAAGTGTTGAGCTATGGGCAAAGGCCATCGAGTTTAATAGCCTACCTGTAAATGAGCAAGCAAGCACCAAGTTGTTTAAAGCAACCAGGCTCCTAAGGCGCAACCCAGCCGTTCCGGATAGTGTGATCCAGCTTATTATGGAAGCCGAGGCGGCTAAAAGCTCAAATGATTTTGTAAGTCAGGAAATCATCATAGATGAAAAGTCTAAGATTCCTGCAATTGTAGTGGATGACGAGAATGTGATTATCATTTCGAACAATGTTGATTCCGCTCGACTAGCTACTCCGCGCGATCAAGAATTATTGATTCGTGAGTACAAAAGCCTCAATCCGGAAATCAAAATCACTATTGGGGATGAGAAGAAGAAAATAGTACAGTATGTGTATTACGGGGAAAGCCCAACGGTACAACTGTTGCGGTATTTCCCTTATGTACAGATTTTGATTTTGGCATTACTTCTCGGAATTGGATTCACCACCTATCGTTCTATTACAAGATCTGAGCAATCGAACTTATGGGTGGGTATGGCAAAGGAAGCAGCGCATCAATTAGGTACACCCATTTCGAGTTTATATGGTTGGATTCATTTGATGAAAGATGAGTATCGGCATGATGAAACGGCTACCAATATTACTTCCGAAATAGAGAAGGATGTTCAACGCTTAGCGGGAGTTGCAGAAAGGTTTGGGAAAATTGGCTCGGAACCAGAGCTCAAGCTGATGAATATTGAGCCCATCTTGGATCAAGTGTTAGCGTACATGGAACGGCGCTTACCTCGCTTAGGAAAGGGAATTAGAATCGAAAAAGAATTAAAAGCTGAAGGAAAGGTTCTTATTAATCCAGAGTTATTTCAATGGGCGATTGAGAATCTGGTTAAGAATGCAATGGACGCACTCCAATCATCCAAAACGGATTCCTACATCAAAGTAACCTCAAATGTAGATGCAGGTGAAATCTTAATTGATATCGAGGACTCTGGCTTAGGGATAGACATTAAACATGTTAGAAGTGTATTTAGGCCTGGCTTCAGCACGAAGAAAAGAGGGTGGGGATTAGGCCTTAGCTTAACCAAAAGGATTATAGAAGATTACCACAATGGTTCTGTTTATGTATTAAGATCTGAGCTTAATGAGGGAACCACCATGAGAGTGACACTTAAAATTGAAGAAGAAAATGAGCAACTCACACCGATGATTGATCAATCGCCGGTATAG
- the clpX gene encoding ATP-dependent Clp protease ATP-binding subunit ClpX, with translation MSDKEKNNDIVNCSFCGRSSLEVNSMVAGPGVYVCDRCVEDASSIIKSDLASLARRRDKPESTQLKPVEIKTKLDEYVIGQEQAKKTLSVAVYNHYKRVNHDGNEIDDTQIEKSNIVLLGPTGSGKTLLARTLAKIIDVPFTIADATVLTEAGYVGEDVESILSNLLQAADYDVERAKQGIVYIDEVDKVARKSDNPSITRDVSGEGVQQALLKILEGTIANIPPKGGRKHPEQSFIQLDTSNILFICGGAFAGLEEIISRRLSTSSMGFHNLENTKFDKNDPDIFTLVEPEDLQRFGLIPELIGRLPMICGLHELSDEAMMDILQNPKNAITKQYKKLFKMEDVDLEFEDEALKAIVKKAKARKTGARGLRSIMEEAMLDIMFNLPSMKDISRCVITAETIEDKAPPVYEKQKASA, from the coding sequence ATGAGTGATAAAGAAAAGAACAATGATATTGTAAATTGTTCATTTTGTGGGCGTTCAAGCCTCGAAGTGAACAGTATGGTTGCTGGACCTGGAGTGTATGTATGTGATAGATGCGTTGAAGATGCATCTAGTATCATCAAAAGCGATTTAGCATCGCTAGCACGCCGTAGAGATAAGCCGGAAAGCACCCAACTCAAGCCTGTAGAAATCAAGACTAAACTTGATGAGTATGTGATTGGGCAAGAGCAAGCAAAGAAGACACTATCGGTTGCCGTTTATAACCATTATAAGCGTGTTAATCACGATGGTAACGAAATTGATGATACTCAGATTGAAAAGAGTAACATCGTACTGCTTGGACCAACAGGTAGTGGTAAAACGTTACTGGCACGTACCCTTGCTAAAATTATCGATGTACCATTTACTATAGCCGATGCAACGGTTCTAACCGAAGCTGGTTATGTAGGCGAAGATGTTGAAAGCATCTTAAGCAACTTACTGCAAGCCGCAGATTACGATGTAGAACGCGCAAAGCAAGGTATCGTTTACATTGATGAAGTAGATAAGGTGGCTCGTAAAAGCGATAACCCATCTATCACTCGTGATGTGAGTGGCGAAGGAGTTCAGCAGGCACTTCTGAAAATCTTAGAAGGCACTATAGCTAACATCCCACCAAAAGGCGGAAGAAAGCACCCAGAGCAGAGCTTTATCCAATTAGATACATCAAACATCTTGTTTATCTGTGGTGGCGCATTTGCTGGCCTAGAAGAGATTATTTCAAGAAGGCTTTCAACCAGCTCGATGGGTTTCCATAACCTAGAAAACACGAAATTTGATAAGAACGACCCTGATATCTTTACGCTAGTAGAGCCCGAGGATTTACAACGATTTGGATTAATTCCAGAATTGATTGGTCGTTTACCAATGATTTGTGGTCTCCACGAGCTTTCGGATGAAGCCATGATGGATATCCTCCAAAATCCTAAGAATGCGATTACTAAGCAGTACAAAAAGCTGTTTAAGATGGAAGATGTAGATCTAGAGTTCGAAGATGAAGCTCTAAAAGCAATCGTGAAGAAAGCGAAAGCAAGAAAAACAGGAGCTCGTGGACTTCGATCTATTATGGAGGAAGCAATGTTAGATATCATGTTTAACTTACCTTCTATGAAAGATATCTCGCGTTGTGTGATAACCGCAGAGACCATCGAAGACAAAGCACCACCGGTGTACGAAAAGCAGAAAGCTTCTGCTTAA
- the clpP gene encoding ATP-dependent Clp endopeptidase proteolytic subunit ClpP produces the protein MIRQPLATQPIFEVNDPIESNLVPMVVETTSRGERAYDIYSRLLKDRIIILGSPINDVVASSIVAQLLFLESEDPEKDINLYINSPGGVVSAGLAIYDTMQHIKCDVATTCMGMAASMGAVLLTAGAEGKRSCLPHARVMIHQPLGGVQGQASDIEIEAKEIIRIKKELSQIIADHSGNTLEDIIKDSDRNNWMSAAEAKKYGLVDNVVARPKSGK, from the coding sequence ATGATAAGACAACCATTAGCAACCCAACCCATTTTTGAAGTGAATGATCCAATAGAAAGCAACCTTGTGCCTATGGTTGTAGAAACAACCAGCCGCGGTGAGCGAGCATACGATATTTACTCTAGGTTGCTAAAAGACCGCATCATCATCCTTGGTAGCCCTATCAATGATGTTGTAGCGAGTTCTATCGTAGCCCAGCTTCTATTTTTAGAATCTGAAGATCCTGAAAAGGATATCAACCTATACATTAACAGTCCTGGTGGTGTAGTATCAGCAGGTTTAGCTATCTACGATACTATGCAGCACATCAAGTGCGACGTAGCTACTACCTGCATGGGTATGGCAGCAAGTATGGGCGCTGTGCTATTAACAGCAGGTGCAGAAGGTAAAAGAAGTTGTTTGCCACACGCACGAGTGATGATTCACCAGCCATTAGGTGGTGTGCAAGGGCAAGCAAGTGATATCGAAATTGAAGCGAAGGAAATTATTCGCATCAAAAAAGAACTTTCTCAAATTATTGCTGATCACAGTGGTAATACTTTAGAAGATATCATCAAAGACTCTGACAGAAATAACTGGATGTCGGCAGCGGAAGCAAAGAAGTATGGACTAGTGGATAACGTTGTTGCACGTCCAAAATCTGGAAAATAA
- the tig gene encoding trigger factor, translating to MNISVKEITSVDKELTLTANREDLQDTFDKAYKKYKNQIAMPGFRPGKVPLTVVKKRFGKEIELEEINNYVQRVYEKDIVPEYAPVGETEMLDLKWENDELEVVFKIGAKPEFELKDLKKIKVNKMVHDVTDEEVEEEIERTLEREGTWEDVDTKATKDSKLIVDVISLDADGNPVDGEEDTDQVIDLRQDGAKDFLKSLKGKKTGDVVDMELGDGDETDRFRVTIKKVQKLEKAEMNEEFITKNSNGEAKTEDEFKSFLKSQMQKYYDQSTDDMLKNELVEALVEAHEVEVPEVFLEQILNAYVEQLKQQQGGKLPANFDEVVYKEEMRERGLNEAKWSFISQKLQESFEDIEIKPEDIDEFISAEAARYGATADQLKQYYAQNPNMLEQLRSSIRENKVFEKLEDEVKITEVDKEKYRKMREKKSKK from the coding sequence GTGAACATTTCTGTTAAAGAGATAACCTCAGTTGATAAAGAACTCACCTTAACAGCTAATCGCGAAGACTTACAAGATACTTTCGATAAAGCCTATAAGAAATACAAGAATCAAATTGCTATGCCTGGTTTCAGACCTGGTAAAGTGCCTTTGACAGTTGTAAAAAAGAGATTCGGTAAAGAAATCGAACTCGAAGAAATAAATAACTACGTTCAGCGTGTGTACGAAAAAGATATCGTGCCAGAATACGCTCCTGTTGGCGAAACTGAGATGCTTGATCTCAAGTGGGAGAACGATGAGCTTGAAGTAGTATTCAAAATTGGTGCTAAGCCTGAGTTTGAGCTCAAAGACCTCAAGAAAATCAAAGTGAACAAAATGGTTCACGATGTAACCGACGAAGAAGTTGAAGAGGAAATCGAAAGAACTCTTGAGCGCGAAGGTACTTGGGAAGATGTAGATACTAAAGCTACAAAAGACTCAAAACTTATCGTTGACGTAATCTCTTTAGATGCAGATGGCAACCCTGTAGATGGTGAAGAAGACACAGACCAAGTGATCGATCTTCGTCAGGATGGCGCTAAAGATTTCTTAAAGTCGCTTAAAGGCAAGAAAACAGGCGATGTTGTAGACATGGAGCTTGGTGATGGCGACGAAACAGATCGCTTCCGTGTAACTATCAAGAAAGTTCAAAAGCTTGAAAAAGCTGAGATGAACGAAGAGTTCATTACTAAAAACAGCAATGGCGAAGCGAAGACGGAAGATGAATTCAAAAGCTTCCTAAAAAGCCAGATGCAAAAGTACTACGACCAATCTACAGATGATATGCTGAAGAACGAATTGGTTGAAGCACTCGTTGAAGCTCATGAAGTTGAAGTTCCAGAAGTATTCTTAGAGCAGATCTTGAATGCATATGTTGAGCAATTAAAGCAACAACAAGGTGGAAAGCTACCAGCTAACTTCGACGAAGTTGTTTACAAAGAAGAAATGCGCGAGCGTGGCTTGAATGAAGCGAAGTGGTCGTTCATTAGTCAAAAACTTCAGGAATCATTTGAAGATATCGAAATAAAACCCGAAGATATTGATGAGTTTATTTCGGCTGAAGCTGCACGTTATGGTGCTACGGCTGATCAGTTAAAACAATACTATGCTCAAAATCCTAATATGCTAGAGCAATTACGTAGCAGCATTAGAGAGAACAAAGTATTTGAAAAACTGGAAGACGAGGTTAAAATTACCGAAGTAGACAAAGAGAAATACCGTAAAATGCGGGAGAAAAAATCTAAAAAATAA
- the cutA gene encoding divalent-cation tolerance protein CutA: MYNNIHFVYITFPNKEEARRIGAKLVEDRLAACVNIFDSMESIYRWEGKIESDNETVMIAKTHKSKVKALTKYVVSNHSYDCPCVISLPVAEEEGNSAYIKWLIQESKY, translated from the coding sequence ATGTATAATAATATTCATTTTGTTTACATCACTTTTCCCAACAAAGAGGAAGCTCGCCGCATTGGTGCTAAGTTAGTTGAAGACCGACTTGCAGCCTGTGTAAATATCTTTGATTCCATGGAATCTATATACCGATGGGAGGGGAAGATTGAATCGGATAACGAGACCGTTATGATTGCTAAAACGCATAAATCTAAAGTGAAAGCACTCACTAAATATGTGGTAAGCAATCACAGCTATGATTGCCCGTGTGTAATTTCACTTCCTGTTGCTGAAGAAGAAGGCAATTCTGCCTACATTAAGTGGCTTATTCAAGAATCAAAATATTAA
- a CDS encoding enoyl-CoA hydratase/isomerase family protein codes for MITTEFLTPQILKATINRPEARNAINFRVIEQLESLVDQIRDNDEIRIFLLTGEGTQSFISGGDLKEFHSITSQDAAVEMSKRMHELFLNIEQLPTWNVALINGDAYGGGIELMLAFDFILSKPDAKFGFTQGRFHLTPGWGGLTRLIEKVGRSKALEWLGKAEVHNAESMLRAQFLNAILSDENLIDEAVTWCEPLLKNSRDYISRIKRAGWGNSGSREASMQNEVIPFSELWVHPEHIARVERFMQRKK; via the coding sequence TTGATCACCACTGAGTTTCTTACCCCTCAAATACTTAAAGCTACTATTAATCGGCCTGAAGCTCGAAATGCCATTAATTTTAGAGTCATTGAACAACTTGAATCTCTCGTAGATCAAATACGGGATAATGACGAGATTCGCATATTCTTATTAACGGGGGAAGGCACTCAAAGCTTTATCTCGGGGGGCGACTTAAAGGAGTTTCACAGCATTACCTCTCAAGACGCAGCGGTAGAGATGTCGAAAAGAATGCATGAGTTGTTTTTGAACATCGAACAGCTACCCACTTGGAATGTAGCACTCATTAACGGTGATGCTTATGGCGGCGGAATAGAATTGATGCTCGCTTTTGATTTTATCTTATCTAAACCTGATGCAAAGTTCGGGTTCACCCAAGGCCGATTTCACTTAACGCCAGGATGGGGTGGGCTTACCCGCCTCATTGAAAAAGTTGGCCGTTCAAAAGCCCTTGAATGGCTGGGCAAGGCTGAAGTCCACAATGCTGAATCTATGCTTCGAGCACAGTTCTTGAACGCTATACTTTCAGATGAGAACTTAATCGATGAAGCGGTAACATGGTGTGAACCACTATTGAAGAATTCCAGAGATTATATAAGTCGCATAAAGCGCGCAGGGTGGGGTAATTCAGGCTCAAGAGAAGCAAGTATGCAAAACGAAGTGATTCCCTTTTCAGAGCTTTGGGTGCATCCAGAGCATATCGCTCGGGTTGAACGTTTTATGCAAAGAAAGAAATAA
- a CDS encoding response regulator, whose translation MSTKYTILVIDDDKSTHYIVKTMLAKRYSLIHALNAQQGINVLSEKKVDLVLSDIHMPGMSGLEFLNVLVKDANKKHIPVLIMTSLPSVEKEQQALDLGAQDFLKKEMFTYSPLEVRHRIEMKLVSNLTVPNLPKKVSEAQNAVVKEMISAVAEQEFDKVCQSFCEILKKNFQFDHVSFWWLNKEEPSLKGVAGIEFQNDYTPNDLYSEKTFHKFVKSRKPYYSNNVLNDGNGVNAEFSKEKDLGVEIGVPMFCITESDLIKHEMKIPAKTKIYGYLLLKRSSVISTKEYSVISKLAIRCSSMLWRIKQEKG comes from the coding sequence ATGAGCACAAAGTATACCATTCTTGTAATAGACGATGATAAGTCGACACACTACATCGTTAAAACAATGCTAGCTAAAAGATATTCCTTAATTCACGCGTTGAATGCACAACAGGGAATCAATGTATTGTCGGAGAAAAAAGTAGACTTAGTGCTATCAGACATCCATATGCCGGGAATGTCGGGCCTAGAGTTTTTAAATGTGCTGGTGAAAGATGCCAACAAAAAGCATATCCCAGTTTTGATAATGACGAGCCTGCCTAGTGTAGAAAAGGAACAGCAAGCATTGGATTTAGGTGCACAGGATTTCTTAAAGAAAGAAATGTTTACCTATAGCCCGTTAGAAGTGCGCCATAGAATAGAAATGAAATTGGTGAGTAATCTAACGGTGCCAAATTTACCTAAGAAAGTAAGCGAAGCACAGAATGCCGTTGTAAAAGAAATGATAAGTGCAGTGGCAGAACAGGAGTTTGATAAAGTATGCCAATCCTTTTGTGAGATTTTAAAAAAGAATTTCCAATTCGATCATGTATCGTTTTGGTGGTTAAACAAAGAAGAGCCATCACTAAAAGGGGTGGCAGGTATAGAATTCCAAAACGACTACACACCGAACGACCTTTACTCTGAAAAGACCTTCCATAAGTTTGTTAAATCTCGAAAGCCCTATTACTCCAATAATGTGTTAAACGACGGTAATGGGGTAAATGCTGAATTCTCGAAAGAAAAAGATCTTGGTGTAGAAATAGGAGTTCCTATGTTTTGCATCACAGAATCTGATTTGATAAAGCATGAGATGAAAATACCCGCAAAAACTAAAATCTATGGGTACTTACTACTTAAGCGTTCATCGGTAATATCAACGAAAGAGTATTCAGTAATCTCCAAACTAGCCATTCGATGCAGTTCTATGCTGTGGAGAATTAAACAAGAAAAAGGCTAA